Proteins from a single region of Oncorhynchus keta strain PuntledgeMale-10-30-2019 chromosome 20, Oket_V2, whole genome shotgun sequence:
- the LOC127910123 gene encoding uncharacterized protein LOC127910123 — protein sequence MFSKDSEEVLQIPQLPIQGSFQKFSVVKAQLQQVLPQDTSTLRHSSPSPSSLNSHASGAISKSSIRCNPFPSPQATGYVGDNLTHVRNTSPKPVESISQTPSCSEVFFITDADVLCYALCVRKKDIDSILGGHTTQMDVKPAEGSDLRFVFLEGKSPERVMEKLQVFLNKLHLRLRTQEIPLWTLDRDRQVRIHQLVQKYNIIYPTVLVNQVGDLLRLVGPSRKVMR from the coding sequence ATGTTCTCCAAGGACAGCGAGGAGGTGCTCCAGATTCCCCAGCTACCCATTCAGGGCTCCTTTCAGAAGTTCAGTGTAGTGAAGGCCCAACTGCAGCAGGTCTTACCCCAGGACACAAGCACCCTGCGCCACAGCAGCCCTTCGCCATCCAGTCTCAATAGCCATGCCTCTGGGGCCATTTCCAAATCCTCAATCCGCTGCAACCCATTTCCCAGCCCGCAAGCAACCGGGTATGTTGGGGACAACTTGACCCATGTGAGGAACACATCCCCCAAACCAGTGGAATCCATCTCCCAGACCCCATCTTGCAGTGAGGTCTTCTTCATAACGGACGCAGATGTGCTCTGTTATGCCCTGTGCGTCAGGAAAAAGGACATTGATTCCATTCTTGGAGGCCACACAACTCAAATGGATGTTAAGCCAGCTGAAGGTTCAGACCTCCGCTTTGTTTTCCTTGAAGGGAAGAGTCCAGAGCGGGTTATGGAAAAGCTGCAGGTTTTTCTCAACAAGCTTCATTTAAGACTACGAACTCAAGAAATCCCACTATGGACACTCGATCGCGACCGACAGGTTAGAATTCATCAACTGGTTCAGAAGTATAATATAATTTATCCTACTGTCCTCGTCAATCAGGTTGGAGATCTCCTCCGCCTTGTAGGACCTTCAAGGAAAGTTATGAGATGA